One Maribacter sp. HTCC2170 genomic window, GTTCTTAAGTGCGTTTTATAATACCTGATTGAATCTATCGGAGTCATGATAGTATCTTTTTCATGACCTTCACTCTTCCAATCAAAGACAGCCATTTCAGTCTTTTTTGTAAAAGAACTGCGAATATCCTTTTCTGATTTGCCTTGTTTTTTCATTTGTCGCCAACGATCAGAAGTTTTTATGGCCTGTTCCATAATTCGGTCTATCTCCTCTTTTTCCAGATTTAGGAAAGGAGCAGTTCTGTTCCGCTCAGGTGTATTCTGATGAAAAAACTCAGCTTGTAACTTTTTCATATGTTCCTGAACTGCCTCTTCAGCATTCAATTGCATACGGGAATCTATAGTAGTGTAAATTTTTAATCCATCTAAATAAAGACTCCATTTATCACGTTCACCTTCAACCGCAGGCTTTGGGTTCTTTGCTATCCACTTGTTCATAAAGCCTTGAAGGTACATTCTAAAATAGGTGGCAAGGCCTACACTATGGGACTGTGGATGGTAATTTAAATCCAATTCCAGAGCTTGTAAAGAGTCTTTTTCTGCTTCAGTTATATATTCATATCTACCTAATTGACGTAAAACGAGGTTTCTTTTATTCTGTGTTCTCTCAGGGCGGCGTAATGGGTTGTACAAAGAGGAATTCTGTAACATGCCTACTAGCATTGCAGATTCTTCCATTTTCAAATGTTTTGGCTCTTTACCAAAGTAGATTCTTGATGCAGATTGAATTCCATCTGCATTATTGCCGAAATCATAAATGTTCAGATACATCGTTATAATTTCTTCTTTGGTATACCTTCGTTCTAGTTGTGTGGAGATTACGTATTCTTTCGCTTTTTGTTTTATTCGTTCAATAGGGTTTCTTGATTTAGCACCAACATAAATTTGTCCTGCAAGCTGCTGTGTGATGGTACTTCCACCACCGCGACTACCTAAGTAGAAGAGTGCTCGCAATGTTCCAAACCAATCAATACCAGAATGGTTATAAAATCGAATATCTTCACTAGCGACAAGAACATCTATTAAGTTTTGTGGAAGGTCTTCATAACTCACATCTGTACGATTATCATCAAGATAAAACTTACCAAGAACTTCATCGTCGGATGATATGATTTGGGATGCCAAATTGGTCTGTGGGTTTTCTAGAGCTTCATATGTCGGTAGTGGTCCAAGCCATCCCCAAGAAGCCGATAAAAATAACAATGCAACGGATAGCACTCCAGTGGCAAAAAGAATCCAAAACCATTTAATAAAACTAATAAAACTGTTTTTTGATGTTTTTCTTTTGGTCTTTGCCATACGTTTACTCATTACTTTTTACAATTTCATACCCGACATCTGTAATGCCTTCGAGGTTAATAATCCCATCTAAATTGCCGTTTTTACGCATGGCATGGGACAACCGTAATGTATATACGCCTGAAGAGGAAAAAACGATGTTTTCTTTATACCATAGTTTATTTTCTTTAGTATTTGCATACCCTTTACCTAACCATGTGCCGTCCGGTTTGGCCATTATAAACTCCAAAGTATCAGTGACAGTGTCACCATTTGGTTTATCAAGTTCCGCTATTAAAAATAGATTGCTGTACAGAAAAGTATTATCGTTGCGCACATTGATATACACATGATGATTTTGAACGGTGTCCATCTCAGAAAAAGTGAATTCCACAATATTATCTTTGTTCCAAGCACCATTATTTGTTGCCTTAAAGCCTGTTTTCACCAGAGAATCATCACAGGAAACCATTAAGGCAATAAACACAAATGATAAAAGTACCCTATGCATTTTTTTGTCGTCTTTTTCTATTATCGTTTCTTCTCCTTTTGCTTTTGTTTCGGTTATTTCGGCGTTTTGGCTTGTCAAAACGGGTTAGACTGTCTTGACCCACAACATTCTCGAAAACTACCTTTTCTTCAATAATATTGTCAGCAGCATATTCCTCTAAGCTTGCAACTTTTTCTTTCTTTTTGTTTTTTGCAACAATTTCAATTACTTGATCCTTTGAAAGTATGTGCCAGTTGGCAGGTTCATCTTTATAAGAAAACCACAATGTGGCCTTAAAAATGTCGGACTTTTGACAGAACGCCATTCCCTTTTCAGTAAATAGTTTGGTGTCCTGAGGCGGAAAATCTTTCAAGGCTTCCAAATACAAATCGAGTTCATAATTAAGGCAGCATTTTAATTTACCGCATTGTCCCGCAAGTTTTTGGGGGTTTAGAGAAAGCTGTTGGTAACGCGCTGCCGAAGTACTCACTGACCTAAAATCAGTCAACCACGTAGAACAACACAATTCTCTACCGCAAGAGCCAATACCCCCTAAGCGTTGGGCCTCTTGACGGTAACCAATCTGGCGCATTTCGATACGAATTCCAAAGGCTTTGGCCATATCTTTTATCAATTGTCGAAAATCGACCCGTTCTTCCGCTGTATAATAAAAAGTTGCTTTCGACCCATCACCTTGAAACTCAACATCAGAGATTTTCATCTGCAATTTTAGAATTATGGCAATTTCCCGGGAACGTTTCTTTATTTCTTCTTCTCTATCCCTTGACTTTTGCCAAATGTCGATGTCTTTTTGGGTAGCTTTTCGATATAATTTTGCAATCTCCTCAGAGTCGGATTTCACCTTTTTCTTTTTCATTTGCACTTTAACAAGTTCCCCTGTTAATGTAACCATGCCAATATCATGACCTGATTGTGCTTGGGTGGCGACTATGTCACCAATTGAAAGTGATAGGTTTTCTGTATTCCTGAAGAACTCTTTTCTGCTATTTTTAAATCGGACCTCAACAACGTCAAACGGTTTTGCACCACTTGGAAGTGACATGTTGGAAAGCCAATCAAATACCGTTAATTTATTACAGCCGTCTGTGCCACAAGTACCATTGTTCTTGCACCCTTTTGGCTGTCCATCCTTACCGGTTGAACAACTGTTACAACCCATATTTTGTATCTTGATTTGGGAAAAACCAAAAATTTTCCCCAAAAAAGGTTCATATTAATCTTAAATGTAAAGATAGTATAATTTGTTGCAGATATAAAGCATGCTCTTGCAATTGAAAAAATACCCTGTCTACAGTTCTTATTTTTTAAACTTCAAAACCTCGGAACGTCCTTTTTTGAAGATTTTATTACTCGCAGTTTTCCCTTTTCGCAACCTTTTTTGCTCCTCAAAGGGCAATGCTGAAACATTCTTACATTCCTGAGAGCAACAATCACTCATTTTTTTTGCGCATTCCTCACATTGGATAAATAACAGGTGGCATGCCTCATTGGCACAGTTTACATGAGTATCGCAAGCCTTACCACATTGATGGCATTGAGCTATGATATCTTCTGAAATACGCTCACCTCTTCTATGGTCAAAGACAAAATTCTTTCCAATAAACTTGTTTTCTAGATTTTGGTCATTGGCCTGTCTTGCGTATTCAATAATACCCCCTTCCAACTGATAGACATTTTTGAAACCTTTGTGCTTATAGTATGCGCTTGCCTTTTCACAACGAATACCTCCTGTGCAGTACATGACCAGTTTCTTGTTCTCTTTGAAGTCTTCAAGGTCTTTCTCTATTATATCCAACGAATCACGAAAAGTATCAACGTCAGGTGTAATGGCATTTTTAAAATGGCCTATTTCACTTTCATAATGATTACGCATATCAACTAAAACCGTATTGGAATCTTCAATAAGTTCATTGAATTTAACGGCGTTTACATGGATCCCTATATTGGTAACATCAAAAGTCTCGTCATTAAGACCATCTGCCAAAATCTTCTTCCTGACCTTTACCTTTAACTTTAAGAAAGATTTGTTGTCCTGCTCTATGGCTATGTTCAATCGTACATCTTTCAAAAAAGATATGCTGTCCAAATGATTTTTAAAGGAATCAAAGTTTTCAGCTGGAACCGATAATTGGGCATTTATGCCCTCATTCGCAACATAAATCCGTCCCAAAACATCAATTTCATTCCAATTGATGAA contains:
- a CDS encoding stage 0 sporulation family protein codes for the protein MGCNSCSTGKDGQPKGCKNNGTCGTDGCNKLTVFDWLSNMSLPSGAKPFDVVEVRFKNSRKEFFRNTENLSLSIGDIVATQAQSGHDIGMVTLTGELVKVQMKKKKVKSDSEEIAKLYRKATQKDIDIWQKSRDREEEIKKRSREIAIILKLQMKISDVEFQGDGSKATFYYTAEERVDFRQLIKDMAKAFGIRIEMRQIGYRQEAQRLGGIGSCGRELCCSTWLTDFRSVSTSAARYQQLSLNPQKLAGQCGKLKCCLNYELDLYLEALKDFPPQDTKLFTEKGMAFCQKSDIFKATLWFSYKDEPANWHILSKDQVIEIVAKNKKKEKVASLEEYAADNIIEEKVVFENVVGQDSLTRFDKPKRRNNRNKSKRRRNDNRKRRQKNA
- a CDS encoding penicillin-binding protein 1A, which codes for MAKTKRKTSKNSFISFIKWFWILFATGVLSVALLFLSASWGWLGPLPTYEALENPQTNLASQIISSDDEVLGKFYLDDNRTDVSYEDLPQNLIDVLVASEDIRFYNHSGIDWFGTLRALFYLGSRGGGSTITQQLAGQIYVGAKSRNPIERIKQKAKEYVISTQLERRYTKEEIITMYLNIYDFGNNADGIQSASRIYFGKEPKHLKMEESAMLVGMLQNSSLYNPLRRPERTQNKRNLVLRQLGRYEYITEAEKDSLQALELDLNYHPQSHSVGLATYFRMYLQGFMNKWIAKNPKPAVEGERDKWSLYLDGLKIYTTIDSRMQLNAEEAVQEHMKKLQAEFFHQNTPERNRTAPFLNLEKEEIDRIMEQAIKTSDRWRQMKKQGKSEKDIRSSFTKKTEMAVFDWKSEGHEKDTIMTPIDSIRYYKTHLRTAMMSMEPQTGHVKAWVGGVDYRHFQYDNVYQGKRQAGSTFKPFVYAAAIDQLRLSPCYELPDLEYCIEAHKHGNMEAWCPDNSSGRFSGEMYSLKRGLANSKNSITAQLIDMVGPKSVVSIVKNLGINRDILEVPSIALGTEDMNVYEMVGAYGAFANQGVFVKPVMVTRIEDKNGTVLYEYVPVTKDVLSKEVSYAMVNLMEGVTQGGSGIHLRTTGYDKIKSRPEFKEIITGYPYEFKNPIAGKTGTTQNQSDGWFMGMVPNLVTGVWVGGDNRSIHFKSLRYGQGASMALPIWGLYMKKNYANEELGVSDGEFIEPENMSINLDCSKPVEDPNAPKETDDLDDLDF
- a CDS encoding gliding motility lipoprotein GldH, which gives rise to MHRVLLSFVFIALMVSCDDSLVKTGFKATNNGAWNKDNIVEFTFSEMDTVQNHHVYINVRNDNTFLYSNLFLIAELDKPNGDTVTDTLEFIMAKPDGTWLGKGYANTKENKLWYKENIVFSSSGVYTLRLSHAMRKNGNLDGIINLEGITDVGYEIVKSNE
- a CDS encoding rhodanese-related sulfurtransferase, with product MQLYNTLSAKERESLIEQAGQERLTISFYQYAHIGNLSIFRNHLFINWNEIDVLGRIYVANEGINAQLSVPAENFDSFKNHLDSISFLKDVRLNIAIEQDNKSFLKLKVKVRKKILADGLNDETFDVTNIGIHVNAVKFNELIEDSNTVLVDMRNHYESEIGHFKNAITPDVDTFRDSLDIIEKDLEDFKENKKLVMYCTGGIRCEKASAYYKHKGFKNVYQLEGGIIEYARQANDQNLENKFIGKNFVFDHRRGERISEDIIAQCHQCGKACDTHVNCANEACHLLFIQCEECAKKMSDCCSQECKNVSALPFEEQKRLRKGKTASNKIFKKGRSEVLKFKK